One region of Desulfovibrio sp. JC022 genomic DNA includes:
- a CDS encoding MerR family transcriptional regulator: MKYKERYFIGDMSKICNISKKALRYYDQINLIPSQRHDYNNYRYYTRESLLSVPVIKYYKQMGFTLEEMKEFIEGSAQHVFKSIQHSFRTKIRELEDEQEKIRRRHVSVKDWYELVREAEMVIDNNINEVSIKYIESSDLLFQNQKFENDLQWSIINLEFTQHVEDVNNEITGPVIINFSSRKNRIEGEDQDITMLQKTVVPCSEENTYEFGGSMMLSCYHLGAHEDIHKTYMKMERWAANNGYILGEDSFERFVTDYWTTSNSDKFVTEVLIKCSRHGDQET; the protein is encoded by the coding sequence GTGAAGTACAAGGAACGCTATTTCATAGGGGACATGAGCAAAATCTGTAACATCTCCAAAAAAGCACTGCGTTATTACGACCAGATAAATCTCATCCCCTCTCAGCGACACGATTACAATAACTATAGGTATTACACCCGGGAATCCCTGCTCTCAGTCCCGGTTATCAAATATTACAAGCAGATGGGTTTCACTCTCGAAGAGATGAAGGAATTCATCGAGGGCAGCGCGCAACACGTATTCAAATCCATCCAGCACTCGTTCCGGACCAAAATCAGGGAACTGGAGGACGAGCAGGAAAAAATCCGCCGCAGGCATGTATCAGTCAAAGACTGGTATGAACTGGTTCGCGAAGCGGAAATGGTAATTGACAACAATATTAACGAAGTTTCAATCAAGTACATTGAAAGCAGCGACCTGCTCTTTCAGAACCAGAAATTTGAAAACGACCTGCAATGGTCAATCATCAATCTTGAATTCACCCAGCATGTGGAAGATGTGAACAACGAGATAACCGGACCGGTCATCATCAATTTCTCATCCCGCAAAAACCGCATTGAAGGCGAAGATCAGGATATCACGATGCTGCAAAAGACAGTTGTCCCATGCAGCGAAGAAAACACATATGAATTCGGCGGAAGCATGATGCTCTCCTGCTACCACCTCGGTGCCCACGAAGACATCCATAAAACCTACATGAAGATGGAACGCTGGGCTGCCAACAACGGCTACATACTGGGTGAAGATTCCTTTGAGCGGTTTGTAACCGACTACTGGACCACCAGTAACAGTGATAAATTTGTAACCGAAGTCCTGATCAAATGCTCGCGGCACGGCGATCAGGAAACATAG